The following are encoded together in the Juglans microcarpa x Juglans regia isolate MS1-56 chromosome 2D, Jm3101_v1.0, whole genome shotgun sequence genome:
- the LOC121249330 gene encoding NAC domain-containing protein 82-like isoform X1 — MGKALRLPPGYRFHPTDDEIVLLYLKRKIKGERFYSKAVAEVDIYKFAPWELPGKFKSGSGDLQWYFLCPVERKYSRGHRINRETKDGCWKKTGNDSSVHHDKELVGSKKTLVFHKNLNSTATGIRGGKSTQRERTDWVMHEYSLGDQYMAKEGIVKNTYVLCMIFQKEGLGPRNGAQYGAPFKEEEWNYNEDDDSAEAVTLAGSLPSSSSGLAAIDTKFLGGTTSVSCLSEAMQSQCEGFSAVLNNDASIELSRVLGNSDILPEVRTSFKEDNPLILSEDDKNKNLNPDENALCLSDIMGDFEDFYNFEGTPWSPDDLFFDIADLDLPPDAPPT, encoded by the exons atggGGAAAGCACTGCGTCTACCTCCGGGGTACCGATTTCATCCCACTGATGATGAGATAGTTCTGCTCTatctaaaaaggaaaataaagggTGAACGTTTCTATTCTAAAGCAGTTGCAGAGGTTGATATCTACAAGTTTGCCCCTTGGGAACTTCCAG GTAAATTCAAATCCGGAAGTGGTGATCTGCAATGGTACTTCTTATGCCCAGTGGAGAGAAAGTATTCTAGAGGGCATAGAATCAATCGTGAAACCAAAGATGGGTGCTGGAAAAAAACCGGAAACGATAGTTCTGTTCATCACGATAAAGAGTTGGTGGGGTCAAAAAAAACATTGGTTTTTCACAAGAACCTCAACTCGACAGCTACAGGGATACGGGGAGGAAAATCAACACAAAGGGAACGAACTGATTGGGTTATGCACGAGTACAGCCTTGGAGATCAGTATATGGCCAAGGAAGGAATTGTCAAG AACACATATGTGCTCTGTATGATTTTCCAGAAGGAGGGCCTAGGGCCAAGAAATGGTGCTCAATACGGAGCACCATTTAAGGAGGAAGAATGGAATTACAATGAGGATGACGACTCTGCAGAAGCTGTCACTTTAGCTGGTTCGTTGCCTAGTAGCAGTAGCGGTTTGGCTGCTATCGACACCAAGTTCTTGGGTGGCACAACATCTGTGTCATGTTTATCTGAAGCTATGCAGTCACAATGTGAGGGGTTTTCTGCAGTTCTCAATAATGATGCCTCAATTGAGTTATCTCGAGTATTGGGCAATAGCGATATTCTTCCAGAAGTGCGTACTTCCTTCAAAGAGGACAACCCTTTGATTTTGAGTGAAGATGACAAAAATAAG AATCTCAATCCTGATGAAAATGCACTTTGTTTATCTGATATCATGGGAGATTTTGAAGATTTCTACAATTTTGAGGGAACTCCCTGGAGTCCGGATGACCTTTTTTTTGACATAGCTGATCTCGATCTGCCACCGGACGCTCCTCCTACATAA
- the LOC121249330 gene encoding NAC domain-containing protein 82-like isoform X2, whose translation MGKALRLPPGYRFHPTDDEIVLLYLKRKIKGERFYSKAVAEVDIYKFAPWELPGKFKSGSGDLQWYFLCPVERKYSRGHRINRETKDGCWKKTGNDSSVHHDKELVGSKKTLVFHKNLNSTATGIRGGKSTQRERTDWVMHEYSLGDQYMAKEGIVKNTYVLCMIFQKEGLGPRNGAQYGAPFKEEEWNYNEDDDSAEAVTLAGSLPSSSSGLAAIDTKFLGGTTSVSCLSEAMQSQCEGFSAVLNNDASIELSRVLGNSDILPEVRTSFKEDNPLILSEDDKNKVLKKIINMCGTPRFCFLYILESQS comes from the exons atggGGAAAGCACTGCGTCTACCTCCGGGGTACCGATTTCATCCCACTGATGATGAGATAGTTCTGCTCTatctaaaaaggaaaataaagggTGAACGTTTCTATTCTAAAGCAGTTGCAGAGGTTGATATCTACAAGTTTGCCCCTTGGGAACTTCCAG GTAAATTCAAATCCGGAAGTGGTGATCTGCAATGGTACTTCTTATGCCCAGTGGAGAGAAAGTATTCTAGAGGGCATAGAATCAATCGTGAAACCAAAGATGGGTGCTGGAAAAAAACCGGAAACGATAGTTCTGTTCATCACGATAAAGAGTTGGTGGGGTCAAAAAAAACATTGGTTTTTCACAAGAACCTCAACTCGACAGCTACAGGGATACGGGGAGGAAAATCAACACAAAGGGAACGAACTGATTGGGTTATGCACGAGTACAGCCTTGGAGATCAGTATATGGCCAAGGAAGGAATTGTCAAG AACACATATGTGCTCTGTATGATTTTCCAGAAGGAGGGCCTAGGGCCAAGAAATGGTGCTCAATACGGAGCACCATTTAAGGAGGAAGAATGGAATTACAATGAGGATGACGACTCTGCAGAAGCTGTCACTTTAGCTGGTTCGTTGCCTAGTAGCAGTAGCGGTTTGGCTGCTATCGACACCAAGTTCTTGGGTGGCACAACATCTGTGTCATGTTTATCTGAAGCTATGCAGTCACAATGTGAGGGGTTTTCTGCAGTTCTCAATAATGATGCCTCAATTGAGTTATCTCGAGTATTGGGCAATAGCGATATTCTTCCAGAAGTGCGTACTTCCTTCAAAGAGGACAACCCTTTGATTTTGAGTGAAGATGACAAAAATAAG GtacttaaaaaaatcataaacatgtGTGGCACACCACGTTTCTGTTTCCTTTACATTTTAG AATCTCAATCCTGA